From a single Litorilinea aerophila genomic region:
- a CDS encoding AAA family ATPase yields MAVEEIQRFAQKVSANVERVIVGKQDVVEVLIIALLCEGHVLLEDVPGVGKTMLARALALSLDADFRRLQCTPDLLPSDITGVSVFNQETRQFQFVPGPAFTHILLADEINRATPRAQAALLECMGERQVTVDGVTRPLPRPFLVLATQNPIEYEGTFPLPEAQLDRFLFKLSVGYLSPEQESQMLVNLGQRHPIETLEKVVDGAEIPRLAEQVWQVRVDESLRNYIVALTQATRRHPDLTLGASPRGALALYRGAQARAALHGRDYVLPDDIQALVPLALPHRCIVNPESALRGRTAQAILAEIMEQTPLDLGDVD; encoded by the coding sequence TTGGCCGTTGAGGAGATCCAGCGCTTTGCCCAGAAGGTGAGCGCCAATGTGGAACGGGTCATTGTGGGCAAGCAGGATGTGGTGGAAGTCCTGATCATTGCCCTGTTGTGTGAAGGACATGTGCTGTTGGAGGATGTCCCCGGCGTCGGCAAGACCATGCTGGCCCGGGCGCTTGCCCTGAGCCTGGACGCCGATTTTCGCCGTTTGCAGTGTACGCCCGATCTGTTGCCCAGCGATATCACCGGCGTCAGCGTCTTCAACCAGGAAACTCGCCAGTTTCAATTTGTGCCCGGCCCGGCTTTCACCCACATCTTGCTGGCCGATGAAATTAACCGGGCTACGCCCCGGGCTCAGGCGGCCCTGCTGGAGTGTATGGGGGAACGCCAGGTCACCGTGGACGGGGTCACCCGCCCCTTGCCCAGGCCCTTTCTGGTCCTGGCCACCCAAAACCCCATCGAATACGAAGGCACCTTTCCCCTGCCTGAAGCCCAGTTGGACCGCTTCCTATTCAAGCTGAGCGTGGGTTATCTGTCGCCGGAGCAGGAAAGTCAGATGCTGGTCAACCTGGGCCAGCGGCATCCCATCGAGACCCTGGAGAAGGTGGTGGACGGGGCCGAGATTCCCCGTCTGGCCGAGCAGGTCTGGCAGGTGCGGGTGGATGAGAGCCTGCGTAACTACATCGTGGCCCTGACCCAGGCCACCCGGCGTCATCCCGACCTGACCCTGGGGGCCAGCCCTCGGGGGGCGCTGGCCTTGTATCGGGGCGCCCAGGCCCGGGCAGCCCTCCACGGGCGAGACTATGTGCTCCCCGACGACATTCAGGCCCTGGTGCCCCTGGCTCTCCCCCACCGCTGCATCGTCAACCCGGAGAGCGCCCTGCGCGGGCGGACGGCCCAGGCGATCCTGGCCGAAATTATGGAACAGACGCCGCTGGATCTGGGCGACGTCGACTGA
- a CDS encoding metal-dependent transcriptional regulator yields the protein MTKNQFLDRPKTLTSAHEDYLKAVYLLQSQGKEVTNSALANHLEISPASATNMIKKLAELKLVEYTPYQSISLTPAGEQVALEVLRHHRLLELYLHQELKLPWDQVHAEAERLEHVISEALEDAISLALGNPTVDPHGDPIPSKKGKITEVEGIPLSQAELHVPYRLVRVLMQDEERLRYLGSLGLYINAIVTLLERAPFEGPLLIDVDGTHHALAHEMAQRLLVTVAEAPPAEQSAAQPPEHHLAPPEEQEPANEKGREDV from the coding sequence ATGACTAAAAATCAATTTTTAGACAGACCAAAAACCCTGACGTCTGCCCACGAGGATTACCTCAAAGCGGTCTATCTGCTGCAATCCCAGGGCAAGGAGGTCACCAACTCGGCGCTGGCCAACCACCTGGAGATCTCGCCGGCTTCCGCCACCAACATGATCAAGAAGCTGGCCGAGCTCAAACTGGTGGAATACACCCCCTACCAGAGCATCAGCCTCACGCCGGCCGGGGAACAGGTGGCCCTGGAAGTGCTGCGCCATCATCGCCTGCTGGAACTCTACCTGCACCAGGAGCTGAAACTGCCGTGGGACCAGGTGCATGCCGAGGCCGAGCGGCTGGAACATGTCATCAGCGAAGCCCTGGAGGATGCCATTTCCCTGGCCCTGGGCAACCCCACGGTGGATCCCCACGGGGATCCCATCCCCTCCAAAAAGGGCAAGATTACCGAGGTGGAAGGGATTCCCCTGAGCCAGGCCGAGCTCCACGTGCCCTATCGCCTGGTGCGGGTGCTGATGCAAGATGAGGAACGGCTGCGTTACCTGGGCAGCCTGGGCCTGTACATCAACGCTATCGTCACCCTGCTGGAACGGGCCCCCTTTGAAGGCCCCCTCCTGATCGACGTGGACGGCACCCACCACGCGCTGGCCCACGAGATGGCCCAGCGCCTGTTGGTGACCGTGGCCGAAGCACCCCCGGCAGAACAGTCGGCAGCACAGCCGCCCGAGCACCATCTAGCACCCCCTGAAGAACAAGAGCCCGCCAACGAAAAAGGTAGGGAGGACGTATGA
- a CDS encoding DUF4129 domain-containing protein has protein sequence MATEERLQESEAALAEGTPADEPSPSDSEEPMPEPGSSVQYDQPWLTSLLRPVLIALMAASLELALLAFLRRFVIGLAPAYTQWLVLLGVAAAIIGSVSTSWLAQPGQRSRRTAGYRAAELSLLLLITRLGIWATTATWPTVDQFFLRPMETLFDGYFILGAILVGLAWVLASGMTADLMAMALQPDDLYLARTFNDRWQDTARPVYTDRPAILRRFVARWVVGGILLVMLAAGSRLEAPEQGFFAVLRQHIDPVVVAGILIYFFCGLVLISQGQLALLRARWTLQKTPSSESILRNWPIYSLLLILAVGVVAALMPLGGTFRLAQILTFLIQAIYFGLLELFRFLFGLFLLLLALLTGEQPPEAPPPAQPIQPIQPTPPPPMDSPLPAWTGGLLFWLLTAALLGYMAYIYLSGRGVNFQWLQRLWHMLRERWSQLFGAYREWQLTRIRAREEADRTESQGKERRSLWDWLPWRRLAPEQQVRYFYLSLLERAQEAGVARRPAETPFRYAPRLAERVGEAPEDREAVQELTAAFVEVRYAGRPVEPSRVQQLRSLWQRLRDRLRRP, from the coding sequence GTGGCCACGGAAGAACGGCTCCAGGAATCGGAAGCAGCGCTGGCCGAAGGGACGCCGGCGGACGAACCATCTCCATCCGACAGCGAGGAGCCCATGCCGGAGCCGGGCTCCTCGGTCCAGTATGATCAGCCCTGGTTGACCTCCCTGCTGCGGCCGGTGCTGATCGCCCTGATGGCGGCTTCCCTGGAGCTGGCTCTGCTGGCCTTCCTCCGTCGCTTTGTCATCGGCCTGGCGCCTGCCTACACCCAGTGGCTGGTGCTCTTAGGGGTGGCAGCCGCCATCATCGGCTCGGTCTCCACTTCCTGGCTGGCTCAGCCCGGGCAGCGCAGCCGGCGCACCGCGGGCTACCGGGCAGCCGAACTCTCCCTGCTTCTCCTGATCACCCGGCTGGGGATCTGGGCCACCACGGCCACCTGGCCGACTGTAGACCAGTTTTTCCTGCGGCCCATGGAAACCCTCTTCGACGGCTACTTCATCCTGGGGGCGATCCTGGTGGGCCTGGCCTGGGTTCTGGCCAGCGGCATGACCGCCGATCTCATGGCCATGGCCCTCCAGCCGGACGACCTCTACCTGGCGCGGACTTTCAACGACCGCTGGCAGGACACGGCCCGCCCGGTCTACACGGACCGGCCGGCCATCCTGCGGCGTTTCGTGGCCCGCTGGGTGGTGGGCGGGATCCTCCTGGTGATGCTGGCTGCAGGTTCTCGGCTGGAGGCGCCGGAGCAGGGATTTTTCGCCGTGCTGCGGCAGCATATCGACCCTGTAGTGGTGGCCGGGATCCTGATCTACTTTTTCTGCGGCCTGGTGCTGATCAGCCAGGGACAGCTCGCCCTGCTCCGTGCCCGCTGGACGCTGCAGAAGACGCCCAGTTCGGAGAGCATCCTGCGCAACTGGCCCATCTACTCCCTGCTCCTGATCCTGGCGGTGGGCGTGGTGGCGGCCCTGATGCCCCTGGGGGGAACCTTCCGGCTGGCCCAGATTTTGACCTTCCTGATCCAGGCCATCTATTTCGGGCTCCTGGAGCTGTTTCGCTTCCTGTTCGGTCTTTTCCTCCTCTTGCTGGCCCTGTTGACCGGCGAACAGCCTCCCGAGGCCCCGCCACCGGCCCAGCCCATCCAACCCATCCAGCCGACGCCGCCCCCGCCCATGGATTCACCCCTGCCGGCCTGGACCGGCGGCCTCCTCTTCTGGCTGCTGACGGCGGCCCTGTTGGGATACATGGCCTACATCTACCTCAGCGGCCGGGGTGTAAATTTCCAGTGGCTGCAGCGCCTCTGGCACATGCTGCGGGAGCGCTGGTCTCAACTGTTCGGGGCCTACCGGGAGTGGCAGTTGACCCGCATCCGGGCCCGGGAGGAAGCTGACCGGACGGAAAGCCAGGGCAAGGAGCGCCGCAGCCTCTGGGATTGGCTGCCCTGGCGCAGGCTGGCCCCAGAGCAGCAGGTGCGCTATTTCTACCTCTCCCTGCTGGAACGGGCCCAGGAAGCCGGCGTGGCCCGGCGTCCGGCCGAAACACCCTTCCGCTATGCGCCCCGGCTGGCTGAGCGCGTGGGGGAGGCACCAGAAGATCGGGAGGCTGTCCAGGAGCTGACGGCCGCGTTCGTGGAAGTGCGCTATGCTGGCCGCCCGGTTGAACCGTCCCGGGTGCAGCAGCTGCGTTCCCTGTGGCAACGCCTGCGGGATCGCCTGCGCCGGCCGTGA
- the radC gene encoding RadC family protein yields the protein MESPEYNPLIRDLPVDLRPRERMLYAGPSALSTAELLAIILRVGGRGENVIRMAERVLSHFGGLAGLAQANFDELCRVHGVGEAKATQIKAALELGRRLLVSSPEERPQIRGPADVANLLMLEMGLLEQEHLRTVLLDTKNRVLRVVNVYAGSLNTAVVRIGEIFREAIRANSASLIVVHNHPSGDPTPSPEDVRVTEMIVEAGALLDIDVLDHLIIGRNRYVSLKERGLGFKNG from the coding sequence ATGGAATCCCCCGAATACAATCCCCTGATCCGAGATCTGCCTGTCGATCTGCGGCCCCGGGAGCGGATGCTCTATGCCGGGCCTTCCGCCCTGAGCACGGCAGAGCTGCTGGCCATCATTTTGCGGGTGGGTGGCCGCGGTGAAAATGTCATCCGCATGGCCGAACGGGTCCTTTCCCACTTCGGCGGGCTGGCCGGGCTGGCCCAGGCCAACTTCGACGAGTTGTGCCGGGTCCACGGCGTGGGCGAGGCCAAGGCGACCCAGATCAAGGCGGCCCTGGAGCTGGGTCGCCGGCTGCTGGTCTCCTCGCCCGAGGAGCGCCCCCAGATCCGGGGGCCGGCGGATGTGGCCAATCTGCTGATGCTGGAGATGGGGCTGCTGGAGCAGGAACATCTGCGCACCGTGCTCCTGGACACCAAAAACCGCGTGCTGCGGGTGGTGAACGTCTATGCCGGCAGCCTGAACACAGCCGTGGTCCGTATCGGCGAGATCTTCCGGGAGGCCATCCGCGCCAACAGCGCATCCCTGATCGTGGTGCACAACCATCCCAGCGGGGACCCCACCCCCAGCCCAGAGGATGTGCGGGTGACGGAGATGATCGTGGAAGCCGGCGCCCTGCTGGACATCGACGTGCTGGATCACCTGATCATCGGCCGCAACCGCTATGTGAGCCTGAAGGAGCGGGGCCTGGGCTTCAAAAACGGGTGA
- a CDS encoding sulfotransferase: MRLWQKLRGGRHQDSPPTPSRPVVVVSGLPRSGTSMMMKMLEAGGLPVLVDHLRQADADNPKGYYEFERVKQLDKGDKAWVAEAQGKAVKVISALLEHLPPGYQYRVIFMHRAMEEVLASQRKMLEHRGEANNQVSDEELARLFEKHLAKVQGWLRSQPHFAVLDVNYNAMLADPRPQIRAINTFLGGILDEEKMAAIVDPNLYRNRT, from the coding sequence ATGAGACTCTGGCAGAAGCTCCGGGGCGGGCGCCATCAGGACAGCCCCCCGACCCCATCCCGGCCCGTCGTCGTGGTGTCCGGGTTGCCACGCTCCGGCACATCCATGATGATGAAAATGTTGGAGGCCGGCGGTCTGCCGGTGCTGGTGGATCACCTGCGCCAGGCCGATGCAGACAATCCCAAGGGCTACTACGAGTTCGAACGGGTCAAACAGCTGGACAAAGGGGACAAGGCCTGGGTGGCAGAAGCCCAGGGCAAGGCGGTCAAGGTGATCTCCGCCCTGCTGGAGCACCTGCCCCCCGGCTACCAGTACCGGGTCATCTTCATGCATCGAGCCATGGAGGAGGTGCTGGCCTCCCAGCGCAAAATGCTGGAACATCGCGGGGAAGCCAACAACCAGGTAAGCGACGAGGAGCTGGCCCGGCTGTTCGAGAAGCACCTGGCCAAAGTGCAGGGCTGGCTGCGCAGCCAACCCCACTTTGCCGTGCTGGATGTGAACTACAACGCCATGTTGGCCGATCCCCGCCCCCAGATCCGGGCCATCAACACCTTTTTGGGCGGCATCCTGGACGAAGAGAAGATGGCCGCCATTGTCGACCCGAACCTCTACCGCAACCGCACATGA
- a CDS encoding precorrin-2 dehydrogenase/sirohydrochlorin ferrochelatase family protein, producing MAASVYPIYLTQVDGALAVVVGGGRVATRKVQGLLAVGARVRVVSPALTEALQAWAAADRVEWVARPYTSGDLKGALLAFAATDQRAVNAQVARDAARLGILCNVADAPEEGTFHVPAVARHEGLVVAVGSGGVDPGRSRRIRDEILRWLRERISA from the coding sequence ATGGCTGCTTCGGTCTATCCCATCTATCTGACCCAGGTTGACGGCGCCCTGGCCGTGGTGGTCGGGGGCGGCCGGGTGGCGACGCGGAAAGTCCAGGGTCTGCTGGCAGTCGGCGCCCGGGTTCGGGTGGTCAGCCCGGCGCTGACGGAGGCCCTGCAGGCATGGGCGGCGGCGGACCGGGTGGAATGGGTGGCCCGGCCTTATACCTCTGGTGATTTGAAAGGAGCCTTGCTGGCTTTTGCCGCCACCGACCAGCGGGCTGTTAACGCCCAGGTCGCCCGGGATGCAGCCCGGCTGGGCATCCTCTGCAACGTGGCGGACGCGCCCGAAGAGGGGACCTTCCACGTGCCGGCTGTGGCTCGCCATGAGGGGTTGGTGGTGGCTGTGGGCAGTGGTGGGGTGGACCCGGGCCGCTCCAGGCGGATCCGGGATGAGATCCTCCGGTGGCTGCGGGAGCGAATCAGCGCATAG
- a CDS encoding DUF58 domain-containing protein translates to MHNLFWSVLILFLIATLLRLDWIYYLVYVVGGVWVFSHWWIRRSLNRLSIRRQMLHHAFVGEKIPVKLTIDNRSWLPLPWLMVEERVPLDLKEILNYRWVLAVGARGHVEHEYLLACKRRGYYPVGPLSLNTGDLFGFAEASWQEQAPVYVTVYPQVVPLHQLGLPSRSPFGALPSRQRLFEDPNRLAGVRDYMSGDSLRRIHWKASAHEDTLLVKKFLPAIALNVAIVLDLNRHAYPLNGAIGSSEWAIVVAASIASYVTDQRQPVGLISNGLDSLTGQVAVPIPTRNGQGHLRTILSTLARIQMHEFEPRLEEWLPRQIADLEWGTTLVVVTPRLDEAGLWMLHHAYRRGSNVVVLVCAPQPNLNQIRAQAEQLGVTVHRTIWEKDLAQV, encoded by the coding sequence ATGCACAACCTTTTCTGGTCGGTCCTGATTCTCTTCCTCATCGCCACCCTGTTGCGCCTGGACTGGATCTACTACCTGGTCTACGTGGTGGGGGGCGTCTGGGTCTTCAGCCACTGGTGGATCCGTCGGAGCCTGAACAGGCTTTCCATCCGCCGCCAGATGCTGCACCATGCCTTCGTGGGTGAAAAAATTCCGGTGAAGCTCACCATCGACAACCGGAGCTGGCTGCCCCTGCCCTGGCTGATGGTGGAGGAGCGGGTCCCTCTGGATCTCAAGGAAATTCTCAACTACCGTTGGGTGCTGGCCGTGGGCGCGCGGGGCCACGTGGAACATGAGTACCTGTTGGCCTGTAAACGCCGGGGCTACTACCCGGTGGGTCCCCTCTCCCTGAACACAGGGGACCTCTTCGGCTTTGCCGAGGCGAGCTGGCAGGAGCAGGCGCCTGTCTACGTCACCGTCTACCCCCAGGTGGTTCCCCTGCACCAGTTGGGGCTGCCCAGCCGCTCGCCCTTCGGGGCTCTGCCCAGCCGTCAACGTCTCTTCGAGGACCCCAACCGGCTGGCCGGTGTGCGGGATTACATGAGCGGCGACAGCCTGCGCCGGATCCACTGGAAGGCCAGCGCCCACGAGGACACCCTGCTGGTCAAGAAGTTTTTGCCGGCCATAGCCCTGAACGTGGCCATCGTCCTGGACTTGAACCGGCACGCCTACCCCCTCAACGGCGCGATTGGAAGCAGCGAGTGGGCCATCGTGGTGGCGGCTTCCATCGCCAGCTACGTGACCGATCAGCGGCAGCCGGTGGGGCTCATCAGCAACGGCCTGGATTCCCTCACCGGGCAGGTGGCCGTGCCCATCCCCACCCGTAACGGGCAGGGACATCTGCGCACCATCCTCAGCACCCTGGCCCGCATCCAGATGCACGAGTTCGAGCCCCGGCTGGAGGAGTGGCTGCCCAGGCAGATTGCCGACCTGGAGTGGGGCACTACCCTGGTGGTGGTCACACCGCGCCTGGATGAAGCAGGCCTGTGGATGCTCCACCACGCCTATCGCCGGGGCTCCAACGTGGTGGTCCTGGTCTGCGCGCCTCAGCCGAATCTGAACCAGATTCGGGCCCAGGCGGAGCAACTGGGCGTGACCGTCCATCGAACTATCTGGGAGAAGGATCTGGCCCAGGTGTAG
- a CDS encoding DUF7282 domain-containing protein, with the protein MNSTQLQRSSHLLSRWFSLGLALLLLLAFSGLAMAQDEEYTPDVQVSDMGIVDGKVIITRATMDGPGWVVIHTDADGSPGPVIGHAPLQEGENLDVAVEIDAEAATPLLFAMLHVDEGEVGTYEFPGPDVPVRVNDNIVMARFSAAPVVEEAEMKEAEAKAEEAPMAPAAMPETGGSTSLPLIVGIVALLFVGLAGSVVVAQRRRTA; encoded by the coding sequence ATGAATTCGACACAACTTCAGCGTTCATCCCATCTGTTATCCCGTTGGTTCAGCCTGGGGCTTGCCCTGCTGCTCTTGTTGGCGTTCAGCGGGCTGGCCATGGCCCAGGATGAAGAGTACACACCAGACGTCCAGGTTTCCGACATGGGCATCGTAGACGGCAAGGTGATCATCACCCGGGCCACCATGGATGGGCCCGGCTGGGTGGTGATCCACACCGACGCCGACGGAAGCCCGGGCCCGGTCATTGGCCACGCGCCGCTGCAGGAAGGGGAAAACCTGGACGTGGCGGTGGAAATCGATGCCGAAGCGGCTACGCCCTTGCTGTTTGCCATGTTGCACGTGGACGAAGGCGAAGTGGGCACCTACGAGTTCCCCGGGCCGGATGTGCCCGTGCGGGTGAATGACAACATCGTGATGGCCCGCTTCTCGGCCGCGCCTGTGGTGGAAGAGGCCGAGATGAAAGAGGCAGAAGCGAAGGCCGAAGAGGCCCCCATGGCGCCTGCCGCCATGCCGGAGACCGGCGGCAGCACATCCCTGCCCCTGATCGTGGGCATCGTGGCCCTGCTGTTCGTGGGTCTGGCCGGCAGCGTGGTGGTGGCCCAGCGGCGGCGGACTGCCTGA
- a CDS encoding Trm112 family protein — protein MKKLFKFVLFAAFVAGVVYAVKKVLAPPEGSSNQAGSGVLPPTEPVKSLDEAPLGGQISEELLKILVCPEDKGPLELVDDGKFLLNPRNGYKYPIRNGIPVMLIEEGKKYRDPSLIRQDGAGAQQTSDAPQASTQEG, from the coding sequence ATGAAGAAACTGTTCAAGTTCGTCCTTTTTGCTGCCTTTGTTGCCGGCGTGGTCTATGCCGTGAAAAAGGTGCTGGCGCCACCGGAAGGAAGCTCCAACCAGGCCGGAAGCGGCGTGCTGCCGCCCACAGAGCCGGTCAAGTCGCTGGATGAGGCGCCCCTGGGCGGCCAGATCAGCGAGGAGCTGCTCAAAATCCTGGTCTGCCCGGAAGACAAAGGCCCCCTGGAGCTGGTGGACGATGGCAAATTCCTGCTGAACCCGCGCAATGGCTACAAATATCCCATTCGCAACGGCATCCCCGTGATGCTGATCGAGGAGGGCAAAAAATATCGGGACCCCAGCCTGATTCGCCAGGATGGGGCCGGCGCCCAGCAGACCAGCGACGCCCCCCAGGCCTCCACGCAGGAGGGCTAA
- the plsX gene encoding phosphate acyltransferase PlsX — protein MNIALDVMGGDHGPAEIIAGAIEAARAYKNVTISLVGKPEVIQAELARQNATGLNLPIVPASEVIEMGEKPAAAVRAKPDSSMVVASRLVRNGTAQAFVTAGNTGGALAAGILQIGRMRGILRPALISPFPTHRGFCVVLDIGANADVRPEHLQQFAVMGSLYARHILGIVNPSVRILSNGEEAGKGNHLVVEAFRLLEQTPGINFQGNVESKEIMEGLTDVVVTDGFTGNIFVKTAEATAKLLQQVMIEELTAGPISSVGAFLAQAALRRVRRRVDDSEYGGAVLLGLSGLVVVAHGRSKANAIRHAIRVAKQGIEQDILAKIQREVSRQMAEGTDLAGSESMDMFNQTSTLKKETA, from the coding sequence ATGAACATAGCACTGGACGTCATGGGCGGTGACCATGGACCGGCGGAGATCATCGCCGGCGCCATCGAAGCAGCCCGGGCCTACAAAAATGTGACCATTTCCCTGGTGGGTAAGCCGGAAGTCATCCAGGCCGAGCTGGCAAGGCAGAACGCCACAGGGCTCAACCTGCCCATTGTCCCGGCCAGCGAAGTCATCGAAATGGGCGAGAAGCCGGCTGCGGCCGTGCGAGCCAAGCCGGACAGCTCCATGGTCGTTGCCAGCCGCCTGGTGCGCAACGGCACGGCTCAGGCCTTCGTGACCGCAGGCAACACCGGCGGCGCCCTGGCCGCGGGCATCCTCCAGATCGGGCGCATGCGGGGCATCCTGCGGCCTGCCCTGATCTCCCCCTTCCCCACCCATCGGGGCTTCTGCGTCGTCCTGGACATCGGCGCCAACGCGGATGTACGCCCGGAACACCTCCAGCAGTTTGCGGTCATGGGCAGCCTCTATGCCCGCCACATCCTGGGCATCGTCAACCCCAGTGTCCGCATCCTGAGCAACGGCGAAGAGGCCGGCAAAGGCAACCATCTGGTAGTGGAAGCCTTCCGGCTGCTGGAACAGACGCCCGGCATCAACTTTCAGGGCAATGTGGAGAGCAAGGAGATCATGGAGGGGCTGACCGACGTGGTGGTGACGGACGGCTTCACGGGGAACATCTTCGTCAAGACGGCCGAAGCTACGGCCAAGCTGCTCCAGCAGGTGATGATTGAAGAGCTCACGGCCGGCCCCATCAGCAGCGTGGGGGCCTTTCTGGCCCAGGCCGCTCTGCGCCGGGTTCGCCGCCGGGTGGACGACAGTGAATACGGCGGCGCGGTGCTGTTGGGCCTGAGCGGGCTGGTGGTGGTGGCCCACGGCCGCAGCAAGGCCAACGCCATCCGCCACGCCATCCGGGTGGCCAAGCAGGGCATCGAGCAGGATATCCTGGCCAAGATCCAGCGGGAGGTGAGCCGACAAATGGCTGAAGGCACGGATCTGGCCGGATCAGAGTCCATGGATATGTTCAATCAAACCTCAACGCTTAAGAAAGAAACGGCATGA
- the cobA gene encoding uroporphyrinogen-III C-methyltransferase, whose protein sequence is MKTISFAARRYGGKAYIVGAGPGRADLITVRGLRLLQQADVVIYDRLIAQELLDEIRPDAERIFVGKGPDHHTLEQDAINALLVERVRAGYQVVRLKGGDPFVFGRGGEEALALQQAGLPYEVVPGITSAVAVPAYAGIPVTHRGISTSFAVVTGHECRGREQSMTDWEALARIPTLVVLMGVRQIEQIAARLMAAGRGGDTPAAAISWGTTDEQQVVRSTLAQLAGAMAEAGLTSPAVIVIGEVAALHDELAWFRAQGDAAGFLPLADAEARPMLAALGT, encoded by the coding sequence ATGAAGACGATTTCGTTCGCCGCTCGACGATACGGCGGCAAGGCCTATATCGTCGGCGCCGGCCCTGGCCGCGCGGATCTCATCACCGTGCGGGGGCTGCGCCTGTTGCAGCAGGCCGACGTGGTCATCTACGACCGCCTGATCGCCCAGGAATTGTTGGATGAAATCCGCCCGGACGCGGAGCGTATCTTCGTGGGCAAAGGGCCCGATCATCACACCCTGGAGCAGGATGCCATCAACGCCCTGCTGGTGGAGCGGGTACGGGCCGGATACCAGGTGGTCCGGCTGAAGGGGGGCGATCCCTTCGTCTTTGGCCGGGGCGGCGAAGAGGCCCTGGCCCTCCAGCAGGCCGGGCTCCCCTACGAAGTGGTCCCCGGCATCACCTCTGCGGTGGCGGTCCCCGCCTATGCCGGCATTCCGGTCACCCACCGGGGCATCTCCACCTCCTTTGCCGTGGTCACCGGCCACGAGTGCCGGGGGCGGGAGCAGAGCATGACCGACTGGGAGGCCCTGGCCCGGATACCCACCCTGGTGGTGCTGATGGGCGTCCGCCAGATCGAGCAGATCGCGGCGCGACTCATGGCGGCCGGACGCGGGGGGGACACGCCGGCGGCGGCCATCAGCTGGGGGACCACCGATGAACAGCAGGTGGTGCGTTCGACGCTGGCTCAGCTGGCCGGGGCCATGGCCGAGGCGGGGCTCACCTCGCCGGCGGTCATCGTCATCGGCGAAGTGGCGGCCCTGCACGACGAGCTGGCCTGGTTCCGGGCCCAGGGAGACGCGGCGGGCTTTCTCCCGCTGGCAGACGCTGAAGCCCGGCCCATGCTGGCGGCCCTGGGAACCTGA
- a CDS encoding sirohydrochlorin chelatase has product MQAVILIGHGSLRSASGASMIRIAARLRERGVAPLVEASFLNYSRPTLAEMVEKCHAQGATTVIVQPYFLIEGTYVQQDLPALLQDVARAYPDLDFHVAPVLGDHPAMVALARRRVQEAEADAPRRRPAGLLFLAHGTPLPAANRPVYSVMQQVQVQMGFTYGQVGFLDCNEPEISQAVQQLVEDGARYILALPYFLHMGRHVREDLPGILAEVRRRYPAVTIHLARHLDYDLLLADVIAHRAAAVQEQLAAMPCRPAGVGREAACRAGRAQVVMAHWLAPSPKAQLAGSLESVETAGTLLERIGG; this is encoded by the coding sequence ATGCAAGCAGTTATCCTGATCGGCCACGGTAGCCTTCGCAGCGCCAGCGGCGCATCCATGATCCGGATCGCCGCCCGGCTTCGGGAGCGGGGGGTGGCTCCCCTGGTGGAGGCCAGCTTTCTCAACTATAGCCGGCCCACCCTGGCCGAAATGGTGGAAAAGTGTCACGCCCAGGGGGCGACCACGGTCATCGTGCAGCCGTACTTTCTGATCGAAGGCACCTACGTCCAGCAGGATCTTCCGGCCCTCCTGCAGGATGTGGCCCGGGCCTACCCGGATCTGGATTTTCATGTGGCCCCGGTGCTGGGTGATCACCCGGCCATGGTGGCCCTGGCCCGCCGACGGGTCCAGGAGGCCGAGGCGGATGCCCCTCGACGCCGGCCGGCCGGCCTGCTCTTCCTGGCCCACGGCACCCCCCTGCCCGCGGCCAATCGCCCGGTCTACAGCGTGATGCAGCAGGTACAGGTCCAGATGGGCTTTACCTACGGACAGGTGGGCTTCCTGGACTGCAACGAACCGGAGATTTCCCAGGCTGTCCAGCAGCTGGTGGAAGATGGCGCCCGCTACATCCTGGCCCTGCCCTATTTTTTGCACATGGGCCGCCATGTGCGGGAAGATCTGCCCGGCATCCTGGCAGAGGTCCGCCGGCGCTATCCGGCGGTGACCATTCACCTGGCCCGGCATTTGGACTACGATCTGCTCCTGGCCGATGTCATCGCCCACCGGGCCGCTGCGGTCCAGGAGCAACTGGCGGCGATGCCCTGTCGGCCGGCAGGGGTCGGGCGGGAAGCTGCCTGCAGGGCTGGCCGCGCCCAGGTGGTGATGGCCCACTGGCTCGCCCCATCGCCGAAAGCTCAGCTTGCCGGTTCCCTGGAGTCGGTGGAAACGGCGGGTACACTTCTGGAAAGGATTGGAGGATGA